The following coding sequences lie in one Aspergillus luchuensis IFO 4308 DNA, chromosome 8, nearly complete sequence genomic window:
- a CDS encoding uncharacterized protein (COG:S;~EggNog:ENOG410PWBT), which translates to MLASVVLSIYHLRPKEPLDKSLAAANHELWISSIERSRDCLAKLSQKNQAAARCLEVLDRIMYQSQATPTAVGDVPGTAQLPMEYNSTGTRLDTLAVDPSLQMLFDATSFDMDIFEGLEGFPNTNEVEAFDYVSGAALVADNAEDWQI; encoded by the exons ATGCTG gCATCCGTCGTTCTCAGCATCTATCATCTCCGACCAAAGGAGCCTTTGGATAAAAGCTTGGCGGCGGCAAATCACGAGCTCTGGATATCTTCCATCGAGAGATCGCGCGACTGCCTCGCAAAATTAAGCCAGAAGAACCAGGCTGCAGCGCGGTGCTTGGAAGTTCTTGACCGGATTATGTATCAGTCGCAAGCTACGCCTACTGCAGTGGGCGATGTCCCGGGCACGGCACAGTTACCAATGGAGTATAATAGCACGGGCACGCGTCTCGATACACTTGCTGTTGACCCTTCCCTTCAGATGCTTTTTGATGCGACGTCATTTGATATGGATATCTTTGAAGGACTCGAGGGGTTTCCGAATACGAACGAAGTTGAAGCGTTTGATTATGTTTCAGGAGCTGCACTGGTCGCTGACAATGCAGAGGACTGGCAAATATGA
- a CDS encoding NAD(P)-dependent alcohol dehydrogenase (COG:Q;~EggNog:ENOG410PU8B;~InterPro:IPR013154,IPR013149,IPR002328,IPR036291, IPR011032,IPR020843;~PFAM:PF00107,PF08240;~go_function: GO:0008270 - zinc ion binding [Evidence IEA];~go_function: GO:0016491 - oxidoreductase activity [Evidence IEA];~go_process: GO:0055114 - oxidation-reduction process [Evidence IEA]), whose product MNPSTRNPSCVLYGPLDARFEDRPLPTLEYNPHDVLIRIAYTGVCGSDVHFWLHGGIRTYVSPARPLTMGHEASGIIHSIGTAVTILQPGDKVSIEPGYPCRRCTSCKSGRYNLCPEMKFAADPPFVHGTLTKYFRVPADFCYKVPECIKLEEAVLIESLAVAVHAVRLANVRPGQKVVVFGAGTVGLFCAAVAREFGASAVVSVDVVEERLGFARGFVGERVGRGVVMDRDLGVEGNVERILNEGRLRVIGGADVVIDASGAELAVQTGVFVLKKGGTYVQAGMGKRMMEFPIAEMCEKEVVAKGCFRYGAGDFDLGVDLVRRGRVVLEGFISRMFPFEEATGAWEAAKRGEGIKMVIEGPR is encoded by the exons ATGAACCCCAGCACTCGTAACCCATCCTGCGTCCTCTATGGCCCACTCGACGCACGCTTTGAAGACCGTCCACTTCCCACCCTCGAATACAACCCCCACGATGTCCTCATCCGCATAGCATATACCGGAGTCTGCGGCAGCGAT GTCCACTTCTGGCTCCACGGCGGCATCCGCACATACGTCTCTCCCGCCCGCCCCCTAACAATGGGCCACGAAGCGTCTGGAATCATCCACTCCATCGGCACCGCCGTAACCATCCTCCAGCCCGGCGACAAAGTCTCCATCGAGCCAGGCTATCCCTGTCGACGCTGCACCTCCTGCAAAAGCGGGCGCTACAATCTCTGTCCTGAGATGAAGTTCGCGGCGGACCCGCCATTCGTGCACGGCACGTTGACCAAGTATTTCCGCGTCCCTGCAGATTTCTGCTACAAGGTACCTGAGTGTATTAAGTTAGAAGAAGCGGTGTTGATTGAGTCATTGGCTGTAGCTGTCCACGCTGTGAGACTTGCTAATGTGCGGCCTGGACAGAAGGTCGTGGTATTTGGGGCAGGCACTGTGGGGTTATTTTGCGCGGCAGTGGCGAGGGAGTTTGGGGCTAGTGCTGTAGTGtctgtggatgtggtggaggagagattGGGATTTGCGCGGGGGTTtgttggggagagggtgggcAGGGGGGTGGTTATGGATAgggatttgggggtggaggggaatgtTGAGAGGATATTGAATGAGGGCAGATTGAGGGTTATTGGTGGTGCAGATGTCGTGATTGATGCGTCGGGGGCAGAGTTGGCGGTGCAGACGGGGGTGTTTGTGCTGAAGAAGGGGGGCACGTATGTGCAGGCtgggatggggaagaggatgatggagttTCCTATTGCGGAGATGTGTGAGAAGGAGGTTGTGGCCAAGGGGTGTTTTCGGTATGGAGCTGGGGATTTTGACTTGGGGGTGGATCTtgtgaggagggggagggtggtgcttGAGGGTTTCATATCGAGGATGTTTCCATTTGAGGAGGCGACGGGGGCGTGGGAGGCTGCTAAACGGGGAGAGGGGATTAAGATGGTGATTGAGGGGCCTAGGTAg
- a CDS encoding HECT domain protein (COG:O;~EggNog:ENOG410PIM3;~InterPro:IPR000569,IPR035983,IPR032353;~PFAM:PF00632,PF16558;~go_function: GO:0004842 - ubiquitin-protein transferase activity [Evidence IEA]) translates to MTRLRGASVSSYEVSHGGIDRPQFHRSKLPPNAPDVIAQNTVDVSDPAQVLLWCRDERRRQFNLLVRRYKNQLLYGCQDPGCQTPTCASYRKRVTEGPFRRYTELSARTLACYLASLDNAEDGLCRNLSRVPCELSPQEYQRRSKRRNRTLPSSEPARERTESRSGDHTGLDGVLRPSPVRNVHSSSFNDRNGRSLSPCVESQDLTAVIPEETPATQRMKDPKSFTQNLFDTLSLRMIEWLPLRRSPSSLGPDSDRIDTRTESRSPKPECDGTQPYSDKPRPNLTRQRTPQHTMSATAAPQTPSSRHGNGQLAALELKLPNQQVKRLSLTDVDQWRQNPRTSLEEKSYQELKPARKLTVNTHVNGDETHNVPSPPALRHRPQKHRGRTADGNYPLPQEQPKKGRRVSWDGAKYLNNVLLDESEKPEPQSDEQPPPETESPSARKPKRRSSSQNKSISSIQSLSHLTDEIIDGMTQMMILSEDEAELWKDELTYMESTGSFEESEWRFATPRQREVFAFVSQSVFYALGNTKQLLLSFRQKSAGPTGMNEGHSKPKLDLQQLQPSLRKLLRLCPRDIVFHSLWGATETLFIPPKELSMSGKLSRRSSSNSTNAAPSAPIIRRSDSEGNEHFTDANAADVATLAIFALASSLPEIDAPTWRAILRMRAAGGVSSSSDMQKLSIPRARLVVETTDMLEHELALRLLDRLVRALTARLAFHEISKARQVYSRDLPKQRKNSVLDLIVNNLSEHYEAMTAAIGDLDHTPPPGAPAFIAEWLRTLLLKEWDGNPQLSKSSSAGGAVQILSLLYKERSRLGLVPEDFHTPFLSDRLEPLDMPVEWMGSLPNNKTMHLLSYPFLFPPSALVIYFRALNYAAMSKYYEAAMTTTRHVTQTAFGPIQVQDDVGLLAQLKTSMSTYLVLMVRRDNILMDALNQLWRRERRELMRPLKVQMGMDEGEEGLDHGGVQQEFFRVLMAEALDPSFGMFTTDVRTRISWFQPCSWEPLYKFELLGLLMSLAVYNGLTLPVNFPTAFYRKLLGLKVKHLEHIQDGWPELSKGLGDLLTWEDGDVGDIFMRTYEFSFEAFGAVETVDMQKVDKDAPWPVSSMPSRARSGSRSLGYSPPWSEVRHFADHADLSPPSSMAAETAGSYGEATKPIDTLVPAQSPTPPADEASLVTNSNRAQFVKDYIFWLTDKSVRPQFEAFAQGFYTCLDRTALSIFTPEALKTVVEGIQTIDIRELERHARYEGGFDPSHRVIRDFWSVVRRYPAEKKAQLLEFVTASDRVPVNGIASIMFVIQKNGVGDARLPTSLTCFGRLLLPEYSSRSVLEEKLSKALENARGFGVA, encoded by the exons ATGACCAGGCTCCGCGGAGCTTCCGTGAGCTCGTATGAGGTTTCGCATGGAGGCATCGACCGACCCCAGTTTCACCGCTCCAAACTACCTCCCAACGCCCCCGACGTGATCGCTCAAAATACCGTGGACGTCTCGGATCCCGCGCAGGTTCTTCTATGGTGCCGAGATGAACGCCGTCGCCAGTTCAACCTTCTGGTCCGCAG GTATAAGAATCAACTCCTCTACGGCTGCCAAGATCCTGGCTGTCAGACGCCAACTTGCGCTAGTTATCGGAAACGCGTGACGGAGGGACCATTTCGTCGTTATACTGAGCTGAGCGCCCGCACACTGGCTTGCTACTTGGCGAGCTTGGATAACGCGGAGGACGGTTTGTGTCGCAATCTCTCTCGGGTTCCCTGTGAGCTTTCACCCCAGGAATATCAACGCCGATCGAAACGACGGAACCGTACCTTGCCTTCGAGTGAGCCAGCGAGAGAACGTACTGAGTCACGGAGCGGAGACCATACTGGCCTGGATGGGGTGCTACGGCCATCGCCGGTTCGGAACGTACATTCTTCCAGCTTTAATGATCGGAATGGTCGAAGTTTGTCTCCATGTGTGGAATCCCAGGACCTGACGGCGGTTATACCGGAGGAGACACCTGCAACACAACGAATGAAAGACCCGAAGTCGTTCACTCAGAACTTATTTGATACCTTATCGCTGAGGATGATAGAATGGTTACCTCTACGACGCTCTCCAAGTTCGCTCGGTCCGGATTCAGATCGCATAGACACCCGTACCGAATCTCGATCACCAAAGCCGGAGTGCGATGGAACACAGCCATATTCGGATAAGCCTAGGCCAAATCTAACCCGACAACGAACGCCCCAACATACTATGTCTGCAACTGCGGCTCCCCAAACCCCCTCATCGCGCCATGGGAATGGTCAGCTGGCTGCGCTGGAGTTGAAACTTCCTAACCAGCAGGTCAAGCGACTGTCGCTCACGGACGTGGACCAGTGGCGCCAGAATCCACGCACAAGTTTGGAGGAGAAATCATATCAGGAGCTGAAACCCGCCCGCAAGCTCACTGTGAATACACACGTCAATGGCGATGAAACACACAATGTACCTTCACCACCCGCCCTACGGCATCGTCCGCAGAAACATCGGGGGAGAACAGCAGACGGAAACTATCCCCTTCCGCAGGAGCAGCCGAAGAAAGGGCGACGTGTTTCATGGGATGGTGCGAAGTATCTCAACAACGTCCTGCTCGACGAATCCGAGAAGCCCGAGCCTCAGAGCGACGAACAACCACCTCCGGAAACAGAGTCTCCTAGTGCCCGGAAACCAAAGCGCCGGAGTTCGAGTCAGAACAAATCCATTTCAAGCATCCAATCCTTATCACATTTGACGGACGAAATAATTGACGGCATGACGCAAATGATGATACTCTCTGAGGACGAGGCAGAACTGTGGAAGGACGAGCTGACGTACATGGAATCCACCGGGAGCTTCGAGGAGTCAGAGTGGCGCTTTGCGACTCCCCGTCAGCGTGAAGTGTTTGCCTTCGTTTCACAGAGCGTCTTCTATGCACTGGGGAATACCAAGCAACTCCTTCTCTCATTCCGCCAGAAATCGGCCGGTCCGACTGGAATGAATGAGGGCCACTCCAAGCCTAAGCTTGATCTCCAACAATTACAGCCATCGCTCCGTAAGTTACTCCGCCTCTGCCCCCGGGATATTGTCTTTCACAGTCTCTGGGGCGCTACGGAGACACTATTCATCCCACCAAAGGAGCTTTCGATGTCAGGTAAACTCTCCCGCCGTTCGTCTAGCAACTCGACGAACGCCGCACCCAGCGCACCGATCATTCGTCGATCCGATTCGGAGGGCAATGAGCACTTCACTGATGCCAATGCTGCTGATGTTGCTACACTCGCCATTTTTGCCCTGGCTAGCTCTCTTCCCGAGATAGATGCACCGACATGGCGAGCGATTCTCCGAATGCGCGCGGCCGGGGGCGTATCTTCGAGTTCGGACATGCAAAAGCTGTCGATACCCAGGGCCCGTCTTGTGGTAGAAACAACTGATATGCTTGAACACGAGCTGGCCCTTCGGCTACTTGATCGCTTAGTACGCGCTCTCACAGCACGATTGGCGTTCCACGAAATCTCAAAAGCGCGACAGGTGTACTCCCGTGACTTGCCAAAACAGCGTAAGAACAGCGTTCTGGATCTGATTGTGAACAACCTCAGCGAGCATTACGAGGCTATGACAGCGGCCATTGGCGACTTGGATCATACTCCCCCTCCTGGCGCGCCTGCTTTCATTGCTGAATGGCTTCGCACCCTTCTCCTCAAAGAATGGGATGGTAACCCGCAACTGTCGAAAAGCAGTTCGGCTGGAGGTGCCGTTCAGATTCTGTCATTATTGTACAAGGAGCGCAGTCGTTTGGGCCTGGTACCCGAAGACTTCCACACCCCGTTTCTCTCCGACAGGTTGGAACCTTTGGACATGCCTGTGGAGTGGATGGGTAGCCTTCCGAACAACAAGACAATGCATCTATTGTCctatccttttcttttccctccctcagCGTTGGTGATCTATTTCCGAGCTCTCAACTACGCGGCCATGTCCAAGTACTACGAAGCCGCTATGACTACGACAAGACACGTGACACAAACGGCCTTTGGCCCCATCCAGGTTCAGGATGATGTCGGGTTACTCGCACAGTTAAAGACGTCGATGTCTACATATCTAGTGCTGATGGTCCGGCGCGACAATATTCTTATGGATGCTCTCAATCAGCTCTGGCGCCGCGAAAGACGGGAGCTTATGCGGCCACTGAAGGTACAAATGGGTATGGatgaaggtgaggagggtcTTGACCACGGTGGTGTTCAACAGGAATTCTTCCGAGTTCTGATGGCAGAGGCACTGGATCCGTCTTTTGGCATGTTCACGACGGACGTGCGGACGCGGATCTCATGGTTCCAGCCTTGTTCATGGGAGCCCCTGTACAAGTTTGAGCTGCTCGGACTCCTTATGTCTCTTGCTGTGTATAATGGTCTCACGCTCCCGGTTAACTTCCCGACTGCCTTTTACCGCAAGCTACTCGGACTCAAGGTGAAGCACCTAGAGCACATCCAGGACGGATGGCCAGAACTTAGCAAGGGATTGGGGGATCTGCTAACatgggaggatggggatgtgggCGACATATTTATGCGCACTTACGAATTCAGCTTCGAGGCCTTTGGGGCTGTAGAAACAGTCGACATGCAAAAGGTGGACAAAGATGCTCCCTGGCCTGTGTCGTCCATGCCATCCCGTGCCAGGAGCGGGTCGCGGTCCCTTGGGTACTCGCCTCCATGGTCAGAGGTCCGCCATTTTGCTGATCACGCCGACCTCAGCCCCCCGTCTTCGATGGCTGCAGAGACAGCTGGCTCGTACGGGGAAGCCACGAAACCGATTGACACGCTTGTCCCAGCCCAGTCGCCAACACCCCCCGCCGACGAGGCCAGCTTGGTGACCAACAGCAACCGTGCCCAGTTCGTCAAGGACTACATCTTCTGGCTGACGGATAAGTCTGTCCGGCCTCAATTCGAGGCGTTTGCTCAGGGGTTCTACACCTGCCTCGACCGGACGGCCCTCTCCATTTTCACACCGGAGGCACTGAAGACTGTGGTCGAGGGAATCCAGACCATTGACATTCGGGAGTTGGAGCGCCACGCACGGTATGAGGGTGGGTTTGACCCCAGCCACCGGGTGATCAGGGACTTCTGGAGTGTTGTACGGCGGTACCCagccgagaagaaggcgcAGCTGTTGGAGTTTGTCACTGCCAGCGATCGGGTACCGGTTAATGGGATTGCGAGCATCATGTTTGTGATTCAGAAGAACGGAGTAGGAGATGCT CGCCTTCCCACGAGTCTGACCTGCTTCGGACGCCTCCTGTTACCGGAATACTCCTCCCGTAGTGTCCTAGAGGAAAAGTTGAGCAAGGCGTTGGAGAACGCCCGGGGCTTTGGCGTTGCTTGA
- a CDS encoding uncharacterized protein (COG:S;~EggNog:ENOG410PGRM) codes for MLDENLPTFYLKHNKQSKLWSIYLCQHGNDPEPVYSLRYPDPSSPSSQNRYASALYDPYVSDILFGEVLIIPEWTQPSLSAEAIRQNGGVPPPPEPILPSRFTINLYNPDQQVTVHFKPKTWNSPATWTFEMPQHSFRQPSASTLDRTHPDPASADTTPKLRFTWRKDSKLSKDLTCLLSGKTTTIPESKTKSKEPDITVSIFKGLRELTLYEPNLYRVEMEDFKGLEVVLLLGAITIRDVYFTSMKDAFHVTKPAHMSSTPSPTKTNSKPLPSVPAASGALNAVQPRPEPQPQPQPQTQPPQQPPTKSNRQREEERRTQQLLEEEEKARRRRKAERQAEIDRETRRLQMLYGQEEDQVRRHRQTPSLPPRPQQPGQTLPLRPANQPHYSYPYQDGRQRPQAGPYMTAPGLDPRRQSAVRFALPAETPGPAASSPALQPKKSSFFRLRRSSADEAKLSKKRSSMF; via the exons ATGTTAGACGAGAACCTTCCCA CCTTCTATCTCAAGCACAACAAGCAATCCAAGCTTTGGAGCATCTATCTCTGCCAGCACGGAAACGATCCGGAACCTGTCTACTCCCTCCGCTACCCggatccttcctccccctcctcacaGAACCGCTATGCCTCCGCCCTCTATGACCCCTACGTCTCCGATATCCTCTTCGGCGAGGTCCTGATCATCCCGGAATGGACTCAACCTAGTCTCTCTGCGGAGGCCATCCGCCAGAATGGCGGCGTTCCGCCTCCGCCAGAACctattcttccttcccgcTTCACCATCAACCTGTACAACCCCGACCAGCAAGTGACGGTGCACTTCAAGCCCAAAACCTGGAACAGCCCTGCGACATGGACCTTCGAGATGCCCCAACACAGCTTCCGACAGCCCTCCGCATCTACCCTCGACCGCACCCACCCTGACCCGGCTTCTGCTGATACCACCCCGAAACTGCGCTTCACCTGGCGCAAGGACAGCAAACTGTCCAAAGACCTGACCTGTCTCCTGTCCGGAAAGACGACCACAATTCCCGAATCCAAGACGAAAAGCAAAGAGCCCGATATCACCGTATCCATCTTCAAGGGCCTCCGCGAACTCACCCTTTATGAACCGAACCTCTACCGCGTGGAGATGGAAGACTTCAAAGGCCTCGAAGTtgttctcctccttggcgcAATTACCATCCGCGACGTATACTTTACTTCGATGAAAGACGCATTCCATGTCACCAAACCCGCCCACATGTCGAGTACACCCTCCCCGACCAAGACAAACTCCAAGCCCCTCCCCTCTGTCCCAGCAGCATCAGGGGCATTAAATGCCGTCCAACCAAGGCCCGAGCCCCAACCGCAACCGCAACCacaaacacaaccaccacaacagccGCCCACTAAATCGAACCGCCAACGCGAGGAAGAGCGACGCACCCAGCAACtgctcgaagaagaggaaaaggcacGTCGCAGACGCAAGGCAGAGCGACAAGCCGAAATCGATCGGGAAACTCGCCGTCTCCAGATGCTCTACGGACAGGAGGAAGACCAAGTAcgcagacacagacagacGCCATCGCTGCCTCCTCGTCCCCAGCAGCCCGGACAAACCCTCCCCTTACGACCGGCCAACCAGCCCCATTACTCTTATCCTTATCAAGACGGTCGTCAACGGCCACAGGCAGGCCCGTACATGACTGCCCCAGGCTTGGATCCGCGGCGCCAATCGGCCGTGAGATTTGCCTTGCCAGCGGAGACACCAGGACCGGCGGCATCGTCACCGGCATTACAGCCTAAGAAAAGTAGTTTCTTTCGATTACGACGGTCATCAGCTGATGAGGCGAAGCTGAGCAAGAAAAGGAGTTCGATGTTTTAG
- a CDS encoding uncharacterized protein (CAZy:GH43;~COG:G;~EggNog:ENOG410PN7Q;~InterPro:IPR023296,IPR006710;~PFAM:PF04616;~SECRETED:SignalP(1-23);~go_function: GO:0004553 - hydrolase activity, hydrolyzing O-glycosyl compounds [Evidence IEA];~go_process: GO:0005975 - carbohydrate metabolic process [Evidence IEA]): MKHHYNPSTYLSILPFLFPLTMAHPQQPLPQNLLTTTTSSVTKAGNPVFPGWYADPEARLFNAQYWIYPTYSADYSEQTFFDAFSSPDLLTWTKHPTILNITNIPWSTNRAAWAPSVGRKLRSSASAAAAEDEEYDYFMYFSVGDGTGVGVAKSTTGKPEGPYEDVLGEPLVNGTVYGAEAIDAQIFQDDDGRNWLYFGGWSHAVVVELGEDMVSLKGEYLEITPEGYVEGPWMLKRNGVYYYMFSVGG; encoded by the coding sequence ATGAAACACCACTACAACCCATCCACCtacctctccatcctccccttccttttccccctcaccATGGCGCACCCCCAACAGCCCCTCCCACAAaaccttctcaccaccacaacctcaTCAGTCACCAAAGCCGGCAACCCCGTCTTCCCGGGCTGGTACGCCGACCCAGAAGCACGTCTCTTCAACGCCCAATACTGGATCTACCCAACCTACTCAGCCGACTACAGCGAACAAACCTTCTTCGACGCCTTCAGCTCCCCAGATCTCCTCACTTGGACCAAACACCCCACCATCCTAAACATCACCAATATCCCTTGGTCGACGAACCGTGCCGCTTGGGCCCCGTCCGTGGGCCGGAAGCTCCGCTCTTCCGccagcgcagcagcagcagaagatgaagaatacGATTATTTCATGTACTTCTCCGTTGGTGATGGAACCGGTGTCGGTGTGGCGAAATCAACCACAGGAAAACCGGAGGGTCCATACGAAGACGTCCTCGGTGAACCACTCGTCAATGGCACAGTGTATGGGGCAGAGGCAATCGATGCGCAGATTttccaggatgatgatggcaggaATTGGTTGTATTTTGGGGGGTGGAGTCATGCGGTTGTTGTGGAGTTGGGGGAGGATATGGTGAGTTTGAAGGGGGAGTATTTGGAGATTACTCCGGAGGGGTATGTTGAGGGGCCGTGGATGTTGAAGAGAAATGgggtttattattatatgtTTTCGGTTGGGGGGTAA
- a CDS encoding uncharacterized protein (COG:G;~EggNog:ENOG410Q18F;~InterPro:IPR013078,IPR029033;~PFAM:PF00300): MPPIIHCVRHAQGEHNLCVANHVIPDPLLTDLGNEQCRKLRDSFPRHTQVDLVTASPLRRTIYTALQSFEPVFQSHPDMKLIALPDAQETSDVACDTGSDPEVLRKEMEEKNVPIDLGLVHDGWNNKQGKYAPTHKAIKERARAARRWLKARPEKEIVIVTHGGFLHYFTEDWEDSSQYQGTGWVNTEYRTYEFTKEVHTDDLEGYELDGDNASLVETIESRERRGKSGPMPDREQQKTLYKKGTQGWDDQGLQLSIAEREAAKVPEGTEVDGVRV, encoded by the exons ATGCCTCCCATTATCCACTGCGTCCGTCACGCCCAG GGCGAGCACAACCTCTGTGTCGCCAACCACGTCATCCCCGACCCCCTTCTTACCGATCTCGGCAACGAACAATGTCGTAAACTCCGCGATAGCTTTCCTCGCCACACTCAAGTCGACCTCGTCACGGCCTCCCCGCTCCGTCGCACTATCTACACTGCCCTGCAGAGCTTCGAGCCCGTGTTCCAGTCACACCCAGACATGAAGCTGATCGCTCTTCCTGATGCCCAGGAAACGAGTGACGTTGCTTGCGACACGGGAAGCGACCCAGAGGTGCTAcgcaaggagatggaggagaagaacgtCCCGATTGATTTGGGTTTGGTGCATGATGGTTGGAACAACAAG CAAGGCAAATATGCACCTACTCACAAGGCCATCAAGGAGCGGGCGCGGGCAGCCCGCCGCTGGCTGAAGGCAAGaccggagaaggagatcgtGATTGTCACCCACGGAGGTTTCCTGCATTACTTCACCGAGGATTGGGAGGATAGCAGCCAGTACCAGG GAACCGGATGGGTCAACACCGAGTACCGGACGTACGAATTCACAAAGGAAGTTCACACAGATGACCTCGAGGGATATGAGCTGGACGGAGACAATGCATCTCTGGTGGAGACGATTGAATCGCGTGAGCGACGCGGGAAGTCTGGTCCCATGCCAGACCgcgagcagcagaagacgCTGTACAAGAAAGGTACTCAGGGATGGGACGACCAAGGTCTGCAGCTGAGTATTGCCGAGCGGGAGGCGGCCAAGGTGCCGGAAGGTACAGAGGTGGATGGTGTTCGAGTATAG